Proteins from one Sarcophilus harrisii chromosome 2, mSarHar1.11, whole genome shotgun sequence genomic window:
- the HMX2 gene encoding homeobox protein HMX2, producing the protein MGSKEDPGKCCPAAAPISSFTIQSILGSGPSEEPREIGSKGAAGWANRKRSLSVSSEEEEADDGWKHSGCYCPDSHGPKESGHKHHQPLTITCLSNSKASGGAGSVSSDRTPFLSQSQQDFKEEKEKHFHSGSPSPGAERPRDSGGDRQAGSAKKKTRTVFSRSQVYQLESTFDMKRYLSSSERACLASSLQLTETQVKTWFQNRRNKWKRQLSAELEAANMAHASAQTLVGMPLVFRDNSLLRVPVPRSIAFPAPLYYPGSNLSALPLYNLYNKIDY; encoded by the exons ATGGGCAGCAAAGAAGACCCTGGCAAATGTTGTCCAGCTGCCGCCCCCATCTCCAGCTTCACTATCCAGTCCATCCTGGGCAGCGGGCCTTCTGAGGAGCCCAGGGAGATCGGGTCCAAGGGCGCCGCAGGCTGGGCGAACCGGAAAAGGAGTCTGTCGGTATCCTCGGAGGAAGAGGAGGCGGATGACGGCTGGAAACACTCTGGCTGTTACTGCCCGGACTCTCATGGCCCGAAGGAGTCCGGCCACAAGCACCATCAGCCCCTCACAATAACTTGTCTCA GTAACTCAAAGGCCAGCGGAGGAGCCGGATCAGTGAGTTCGGACAGGACGCCGTTCCTCTCCCAATCCCAACAAGActttaaggaagagaaagagaaacacttCCACTCCGGGTCACCATCACCTGGAGCAGAGCGGCCGCGAGATTCCGGAGGAGATCGGCAAGCCGGATCCGCCAAAAAGAAGACCCGCACTGTGTTCTCCCGCAGCCAGGTGTACCAGCTCGAGTCTACATTCGATATGAAGCGCTACCTGAGCAGTTCGGAACGGGCTTGCCTTGCTTCCAGCCTACAGCTCACCGAAACGCAGGTGAAGACTTGGTTCCAGAACCGGCGGAACAAATGGAAGAGGCAGCTCTCCGCAGAATTGGAGGCAGCCAATATGGCCCATGCCTCAGCCCAGACTCTGGTGGGGATGCCACTGGTGTTCAGAGACAATTCCCTGCTGCGGGTCCCAGTGCCCCGATCGATAGCCTTTCCGGCCCCTTTGTACTACCCAGGGAGCAACCTGTCAGCCTTACCTCTCTATAATCTGTACAACAAGATTGACTACTGA